In Numidum massiliense, a single genomic region encodes these proteins:
- a CDS encoding DUF2207 domain-containing protein, with protein sequence MKKGRPLRFNFAFCLTLFIFIVAGCEENRSYSIDQVHIDAEILPDGDLYVEELYTYNFKGMFNGTTRQIKDEGHDGLEFFEAYVPPGNKKLGGFSLEEAKPLRTKREDDTFRIYTRSQDETKRVFYRYRLKHAVQKYEDVAELYWAFFDDDNETDLKHLTIDVSLPLQMPKESLIVFLHDKTGGEIAKQTDYFVRYTNKLLPSGETSELRLLFPPDLLPEASLKQEKMKSSILEEENKLQQRYAIREEKLAVGEKIAFAFVVLLLLAIVYFAFVALSRLFKRRSYVAREELEKLDPLLAVYIYQKGELHHLDIVAALFSLYRRGVVDIQKVPSRLRRGEGAEMPAETFQFVWLGDSNGLSESDAFLCDWLFSGTYGEEGCFLLESLVPPTESDDLYVSELDAYGEQMRYFDDKFKKWRDLVTEEDAYTAYYGEYKPRKYVVRSLLAVLFPLLVYLYNADVASFASTVFASVALGALVVYTWFYYHKILPVGGFLGGSFMFCGGGLSMSDASGAYAIAVLLSIVLCLFVPAKRSRKDKVPYFSAVKKWRRELMEPGYAVGGDPRRIDRLMQYALALGVGKQFAHHNGEQLALSEMVEMFPLIAEPLATATSFNETYRSWATWSTSSSYSSSGSSSSGGSSGGGGAGGGGGAGAF encoded by the coding sequence ATGAAAAAAGGCCGCCCGTTACGATTCAATTTCGCCTTTTGTTTAACTCTGTTCATTTTCATTGTAGCTGGTTGTGAGGAGAACCGCTCCTATTCGATCGATCAGGTGCACATCGACGCTGAAATACTACCAGATGGCGACTTGTATGTCGAAGAATTGTACACGTACAATTTTAAAGGAATGTTCAATGGGACGACGCGGCAAATTAAGGACGAGGGGCACGACGGGCTCGAGTTTTTTGAAGCGTATGTGCCTCCGGGAAATAAAAAATTAGGTGGATTCTCGCTTGAGGAAGCAAAGCCGTTGCGAACAAAAAGGGAAGATGACACCTTTCGTATTTACACGCGGTCACAAGATGAGACAAAGCGGGTGTTTTACCGTTATCGCCTGAAACATGCGGTTCAGAAATACGAAGACGTCGCTGAACTGTATTGGGCTTTTTTTGACGACGACAATGAGACAGATTTGAAGCACTTGACGATCGATGTGTCCTTGCCGCTGCAAATGCCAAAGGAATCCCTCATCGTGTTTCTGCACGACAAAACGGGTGGAGAAATTGCCAAGCAGACAGATTACTTCGTCCGTTACACAAATAAACTGTTGCCTTCCGGAGAAACATCTGAGTTGCGCTTGTTATTTCCGCCGGATCTACTCCCGGAAGCGTCTCTAAAACAGGAAAAGATGAAAAGCAGCATCTTAGAAGAGGAAAATAAGTTACAACAACGTTACGCCATTCGGGAAGAAAAGTTAGCGGTTGGAGAAAAAATCGCGTTTGCCTTCGTCGTGTTGCTGCTTTTGGCGATCGTTTACTTCGCTTTTGTCGCGCTCAGCCGTTTGTTCAAGCGCCGGTCATACGTCGCGCGCGAGGAGTTAGAAAAACTCGATCCGCTGTTAGCTGTTTATATTTATCAAAAGGGGGAGCTCCACCATCTAGATATTGTGGCAGCGCTCTTCTCCTTATACCGACGCGGGGTGGTAGACATACAAAAAGTACCGAGTCGCCTAAGGCGTGGCGAAGGTGCAGAGATGCCGGCGGAGACGTTCCAATTCGTGTGGCTAGGCGACTCTAACGGGTTAAGTGAGTCGGATGCTTTCTTGTGCGATTGGCTCTTTAGCGGTACATACGGTGAAGAAGGTTGTTTTCTTCTAGAATCTCTCGTACCTCCGACGGAGTCAGACGATTTGTACGTGAGTGAGCTAGATGCATATGGGGAGCAAATGAGATATTTTGATGACAAATTTAAAAAGTGGCGCGATCTCGTGACGGAAGAGGACGCATACACCGCGTATTACGGTGAGTACAAACCGCGAAAATACGTCGTACGCAGTTTGCTAGCGGTGCTATTTCCGCTACTTGTGTACTTGTACAACGCTGACGTCGCTTCCTTTGCATCGACGGTGTTTGCTAGTGTGGCGTTAGGAGCTTTAGTCGTCTATACGTGGTTTTATTATCATAAAATACTACCTGTCGGTGGATTTCTTGGCGGTTCTTTTATGTTTTGCGGTGGAGGACTAAGTATGTCCGACGCTTCAGGGGCTTATGCGATTGCGGTCTTACTGTCCATCGTTCTATGCCTGTTCGTGCCAGCTAAACGCAGTCGTAAAGATAAGGTGCCCTACTTCTCGGCGGTTAAAAAGTGGCGCCGCGAGCTCATGGAACCTGGCTATGCGGTAGGCGGTGATCCACGCCGCATCGATCGCCTGATGCAATATGCCCTCGCCTTAGGAGTCGGGAAACAGTTTGCGCACCACAACGGGGAACAGCTCGCATTAAGTGAAATGGTCGAGATGTTTCCGCTTATTGCCGAACCGTTAGCGACGGCGACGTCATTTAACGAAACGTATCGCTCTTGGGCCACGTGGTCCACTTCTTCTTCTTATTCTTCGAGCGGGAGTAGCTCATCCGGCGGTTCGAGCGGCGGAGGCGGAGCGGGGGGAGGCGGTGGTGCTGGCGCCTTTTAA
- the adhE gene encoding bifunctional acetaldehyde-CoA/alcohol dehydrogenase: protein MGTTQKKEKVKAVHTDDAKQMIDSLVAAAKKAQNEFMSLDQETVDNIVQEMALAGLDKHMSLAKLAVEETKRGVYEDKIIKNIFATEYIYHGIKYDKTVGVIKDDAHEGIIEIAEPVGVIAGVTPVTNPTSTTMFKALISIKTRNPIVFAFHPSAQSCSVAAAKIVHDAAVKAGAPENCIQWIEKPSVEATSYLMNHPGIALILATGGSGMVKAAYSSGKPALGVGPGNVPCYIEQSADIKRAVNDLVLSKTFDNGMICASEQAVIVDSAIYDQVKQELTAIGCHFLSEQEKRKVSAYVMTEKGVNPDVVGQSAYEIAKRSDVTVPEDTKILIAELEGVGPSYPLSGEKLSPVLACYRVKQAEEGFKRAEEMIAYNGLGHSAVIHSRNNDVIRAYGERMKAGRIIVNAPSSQGAIGDIYNGYMPSLTLGCGTYGGNSVSTNVGTIHLFNVKKVAKRRVNMQWFKVPPKVYFEKGAVQYLEKMPDISKAFIVTDPGMVELGYVKTVLHHLRSRLDYVHCEIFSDVEPDPSVETVMRGVEMMNAFRPDVIIALGGGSPMDAAKAMWVFYEHPETKFFSLKQKFLDIRKRVYKYPRLGQKAQFVAIPTTSGTGSEVTSFAVITDKENDMKYPLADYELTPNVAIVDPQFVMTVPKHVTADTGMDVLTHAIEAYVSNMANDYTDGLAIKAIQLVFEYLPRAYNDGSDELAREKMHNASTIAGMAFANAFLGINHSLAHKLGAAFHIAHGRANTILLPHVIRYNAKRPTKLSVFPKYEHFVADKRYAEIARSLGLPAKTTEEGVESLVQAIVKLAKTVDIPLSIAACGVDAKVFERQVDELADRAFEDQCTTANPKMPLVSELTDIYRQAYKGV, encoded by the coding sequence ATGGGAACGACGCAAAAAAAAGAGAAAGTAAAAGCCGTACACACAGACGATGCCAAACAGATGATCGATTCGCTCGTTGCGGCAGCCAAAAAGGCACAAAACGAGTTCATGTCCCTCGATCAAGAAACTGTTGACAACATCGTGCAAGAAATGGCTTTGGCCGGCTTAGACAAACATATGTCACTCGCGAAACTCGCCGTCGAAGAAACGAAAAGAGGCGTCTACGAAGACAAAATCATTAAAAACATCTTCGCCACGGAATACATTTACCACGGCATCAAGTACGACAAAACGGTCGGGGTCATTAAAGACGACGCCCACGAAGGGATCATCGAAATCGCCGAACCGGTCGGCGTCATCGCCGGCGTTACGCCGGTAACAAACCCGACGTCGACGACGATGTTCAAAGCGCTAATTTCGATAAAAACGCGTAACCCGATCGTGTTCGCCTTCCACCCTTCCGCGCAATCGTGTAGCGTCGCCGCGGCAAAAATCGTGCACGACGCGGCAGTCAAAGCCGGCGCACCGGAAAACTGCATTCAGTGGATTGAAAAACCGTCAGTCGAAGCAACGAGCTACTTAATGAACCACCCGGGGATCGCCCTCATTTTGGCCACTGGCGGCAGCGGCATGGTGAAAGCAGCTTACAGTAGCGGAAAACCGGCTCTCGGCGTAGGACCAGGCAACGTTCCGTGTTACATCGAGCAGTCTGCTGACATTAAACGGGCCGTCAACGACCTCGTCTTGTCTAAGACGTTCGACAACGGCATGATTTGTGCCTCAGAACAGGCCGTCATCGTCGACAGCGCCATTTACGACCAGGTAAAACAGGAACTCACTGCGATAGGTTGCCACTTCCTCTCGGAGCAAGAGAAGCGCAAAGTGTCCGCTTACGTCATGACCGAGAAAGGCGTCAATCCGGACGTGGTCGGACAATCAGCGTACGAAATTGCGAAACGGTCCGACGTCACCGTACCAGAAGACACGAAAATTTTAATCGCCGAACTGGAAGGGGTCGGTCCGTCCTACCCGCTCTCAGGGGAAAAGCTAAGCCCGGTACTCGCTTGCTACCGCGTCAAACAAGCGGAAGAGGGCTTCAAGCGCGCCGAAGAAATGATCGCCTACAACGGACTAGGCCATTCAGCCGTCATTCATTCGCGAAATAACGACGTCATCCGCGCCTATGGCGAACGGATGAAAGCCGGGCGCATCATCGTCAACGCGCCGTCTTCCCAAGGTGCGATCGGCGACATATACAACGGCTACATGCCTTCCTTAACATTAGGCTGTGGCACGTACGGCGGCAACTCCGTCTCGACGAACGTCGGTACCATCCATCTGTTCAACGTGAAAAAAGTGGCGAAGAGGCGTGTCAATATGCAGTGGTTTAAAGTTCCGCCAAAAGTGTACTTTGAAAAAGGTGCTGTGCAATACTTGGAAAAAATGCCTGACATCAGCAAGGCGTTTATCGTCACCGACCCGGGCATGGTCGAACTCGGGTACGTTAAAACGGTACTACACCATTTGCGCAGCCGACTCGACTACGTCCACTGTGAAATTTTTTCCGACGTCGAACCGGATCCGTCCGTAGAAACGGTCATGCGCGGCGTCGAAATGATGAACGCCTTCCGTCCCGACGTGATCATCGCCCTCGGCGGGGGCTCGCCGATGGATGCGGCAAAAGCGATGTGGGTGTTTTACGAGCATCCGGAAACGAAGTTTTTCAGCCTTAAACAAAAGTTTCTCGACATTCGCAAACGGGTGTACAAGTACCCGCGCCTCGGGCAAAAGGCGCAATTCGTCGCCATTCCGACGACGTCTGGTACGGGTTCGGAAGTGACGTCATTCGCCGTCATTACCGACAAAGAAAATGACATGAAATACCCGCTCGCCGACTACGAATTGACACCGAACGTCGCCATCGTCGACCCGCAGTTTGTCATGACCGTGCCGAAACACGTGACGGCCGATACCGGCATGGACGTCCTCACGCACGCCATTGAAGCGTACGTCTCGAACATGGCGAACGACTACACCGACGGCCTGGCGATCAAAGCGATCCAGCTCGTGTTTGAATATTTGCCGCGCGCCTACAACGACGGCAGCGACGAACTCGCGCGAGAAAAAATGCACAACGCCTCGACGATTGCCGGAATGGCTTTTGCTAACGCCTTTTTAGGGATTAACCACAGTTTGGCTCACAAACTCGGTGCGGCCTTCCACATTGCCCACGGGCGCGCCAATACGATTTTGCTGCCGCACGTCATTCGCTACAACGCTAAGCGGCCGACGAAACTGTCCGTCTTCCCGAAATACGAGCATTTTGTCGCCGACAAGCGGTACGCCGAAATCGCCCGTTCCCTCGGTCTGCCCGCGAAGACGACGGAAGAAGGCGTGGAGAGCCTCGTACAGGCGATTGTCAAGCTGGCCAAAACGGTCGACATTCCGCTCAGTATTGCCGCCTGCGGCGTCGACGCGAAAGTGTTCGAGCGACAAGTCGACGAATTAGCCGACCGCGCCTTCGAAGACCAGTGTACGACGGCGAACCCGAAGATGCCGCTCGTCAGCGAACTGACCGACATTTACCGCCAGGCGTATAAAGGGGTTTAG
- a CDS encoding class I SAM-dependent methyltransferase — MTNTAEKNRWEKKYKERPQQLMEPEAYLVQNSHLLKRGSVLDFACGDGRNAIYLAKLGFRVTGVDFAREALRRLHTFATARGVTVCTEQLDLTTTALGDLLGTYDNIVISRYKPDAVAFQQLPAMLHTGGILLISTFNYRQARAKGISRKFCLEENELVHYFPELTLRKYESFSDVHGFHDGYVFQK, encoded by the coding sequence GTGACTAACACAGCCGAAAAAAACCGTTGGGAGAAAAAATATAAAGAGCGTCCACAGCAGTTAATGGAGCCAGAAGCGTACCTCGTCCAAAACAGTCACCTACTCAAACGTGGCAGCGTGCTCGATTTCGCCTGCGGCGACGGTCGCAATGCCATATATTTAGCCAAGCTCGGCTTCCGCGTCACCGGAGTTGATTTTGCGCGCGAAGCGTTAAGGCGCCTGCACACGTTTGCGACAGCGCGCGGCGTCACCGTATGTACCGAACAGCTCGACCTAACGACTACCGCTCTCGGCGATCTACTCGGTACGTACGACAACATCGTCATCAGCCGTTACAAACCGGATGCGGTGGCATTCCAGCAACTACCGGCCATGCTACACACCGGAGGCATTTTACTCATCAGTACGTTCAACTACCGTCAAGCGCGTGCCAAAGGGATCTCCCGCAAATTTTGCTTGGAAGAAAATGAACTCGTACACTATTTCCCCGAGCTTACCTTGCGCAAGTACGAATCGTTTTCGGACGTGCACGGCTTCCACGACGGCTACGTTTTTCAAAAATGA
- a CDS encoding nucleoside hydrolase, translating to MQEQKRILLDVDTGIDDALAIFYLLHSPNAVVEGITTGYGNVSVLQATYNTLQIVELAARHREIPVVPGAERPLLRNWEGPAARVHGENGFGDVVLPPPKRTALAAHAADFIVEKVNAAPGEMTLVCIGRLTNLALALAKDARLPQKVKEVVIMGGAVRVPGTVTPVSEANMHGDPEAAHLVFESGCPITLVPLDVARLLDVPRKVVFDEEHFAQLATTTQQAIPCLAQLLRFRLKAYDDGHVTAGPLHDPLAVAVALDPTLVQKEEMYVKIETKGWLSLGATIVDLRLKQCERHNASVCVDVDRERFLAEFYGRLFDGSKSGGGCDVPKGYNPSSKKNGNLRMDDKLPVKEEQR from the coding sequence ATGCAAGAGCAGAAAAGGATTCTTTTAGATGTCGACACTGGAATTGACGATGCGTTAGCTATTTTTTATTTGCTCCATTCTCCCAACGCCGTCGTAGAAGGTATAACGACCGGCTATGGCAATGTCTCGGTGCTGCAGGCGACGTACAACACGTTGCAAATAGTCGAATTGGCCGCTCGGCATCGCGAAATTCCGGTCGTCCCCGGGGCGGAGCGACCGCTGCTTAGGAATTGGGAAGGACCAGCTGCGCGCGTTCACGGTGAAAATGGTTTCGGAGACGTCGTTCTTCCTCCGCCAAAACGGACGGCATTAGCCGCACATGCGGCCGATTTTATTGTGGAGAAGGTGAATGCGGCCCCAGGAGAGATGACTCTCGTCTGCATCGGGCGCTTAACGAATTTAGCACTCGCTTTGGCAAAAGATGCGCGATTGCCGCAGAAGGTAAAAGAAGTCGTTATTATGGGCGGAGCGGTTCGCGTCCCCGGTACAGTTACGCCCGTGTCGGAAGCGAATATGCACGGGGATCCGGAAGCTGCACATCTTGTGTTTGAGTCCGGGTGTCCGATCACATTAGTGCCGTTGGATGTCGCACGTCTATTAGATGTGCCCCGGAAAGTCGTCTTCGACGAAGAACATTTCGCACAATTAGCTACGACAACTCAACAAGCAATCCCTTGTCTCGCGCAACTGCTGCGCTTTCGTCTGAAGGCGTACGACGACGGGCACGTAACGGCAGGTCCATTACACGACCCGCTAGCTGTTGCGGTCGCACTCGATCCGACGCTCGTACAAAAAGAGGAGATGTACGTAAAAATTGAAACGAAAGGGTGGCTCTCTTTAGGGGCGACGATTGTCGACTTGCGTCTGAAACAGTGCGAACGACATAACGCGTCCGTTTGCGTCGACGTAGATCGAGAGCGTTTTCTTGCTGAATTTTATGGGCGTTTATTTGATGGATCAAAAAGTGGTGGTGGATGTGATGTGCCAAAAGGTTACAATCCTTCCAGCAAGAAAAACGGCAATTTGCGAATGGATGACAAACTACCCGTGAAGGAGGAACAGCGATGA
- a CDS encoding nucleoside hydrolase, with translation MKSLIIDVDTGIDDALALSYALHSPELRVLGVTTSFGNISVEEATRNTLSLLEMSGRPEIPVLPGAGKPIFRDDLKGKATNVHGDDGLGNSHLPTPKITHKYEYASEFIVNQVTQLPGQVTVITVGPLTNLATALMREPAIAHSIARVVVMGGAVTVPGNATPMAEANIYADPEAAEYVFRSGAPLTLVGLDVTMQTLLKRTELQRWREEGTAFSRFLANITDFYMDAYKNFYPGIDGCALHDPLAVGVAIDESFVKTTPMFVQVDTEGELSLGRTIADRRPNRVVTPNMDVCLDVDAERFVSHFLSRVV, from the coding sequence ATGAAATCGCTCATAATTGATGTCGATACGGGAATTGACGATGCGCTAGCACTTAGTTACGCGCTGCACTCACCGGAATTACGTGTACTAGGGGTGACAACGTCGTTCGGAAATATTTCGGTTGAGGAGGCGACGCGCAATACGCTATCGTTGCTCGAAATGAGCGGGCGACCGGAAATACCGGTGTTGCCAGGGGCGGGAAAGCCAATTTTTCGTGACGATTTAAAGGGGAAAGCGACGAACGTTCACGGCGACGACGGACTAGGCAACAGTCACTTACCGACGCCGAAAATTACGCACAAATACGAGTATGCAAGTGAATTTATCGTCAACCAAGTGACTCAGCTGCCTGGGCAGGTAACTGTCATTACTGTCGGTCCGTTGACTAATTTAGCCACGGCGCTCATGCGTGAACCGGCAATTGCACACTCGATTGCGCGCGTCGTCGTAATGGGGGGCGCGGTTACCGTTCCCGGTAATGCGACTCCTATGGCAGAAGCGAATATTTACGCGGATCCAGAGGCGGCGGAATACGTGTTTCGCTCCGGCGCTCCGCTCACTCTCGTCGGCCTCGACGTGACGATGCAGACGTTGTTGAAACGCACCGAGTTACAGCGGTGGCGGGAGGAAGGAACCGCGTTCAGTCGTTTTCTCGCTAACATTACCGATTTTTACATGGATGCCTATAAAAATTTTTATCCCGGCATCGATGGGTGTGCCTTACACGATCCGTTAGCTGTCGGGGTCGCTATCGACGAGTCGTTCGTAAAAACGACACCGATGTTCGTGCAAGTCGACACAGAAGGGGAGTTGTCGCTCGGCCGGACGATCGCCGACCGTCGCCCGAACCGTGTGGTAACGCCGAATATGGACGTCTGCCTCGATGTGGATGCGGAACGGTTTGTCAGCCACTTTTTGTCTCGTGTCGTGTGA
- the cysK gene encoding cysteine synthase A, with the protein MQVFRNVTELIGNTPLVKLTRLRPADGADVYVKLESFNPGRSVKDRAAYHMIIRAEREGLLQKGATIIEPTSGNTGIGLAMVAAARGYRSIFVMPDTMSEERIRLLKAYGARVVLTPGEQKMPGAIEKAQRLLKEIPGSFMPMQFENSANPDSHRETTAVEIIAAMDEIGTELAALIATAGTGGTVTGTGETLKKRYPHVTVHVVEPAGSPVLSGGAPGSHKLVGTSPGFIPPVLNRSVYDEIIQIDDEQAYDTVRRLAKEEGILVGPSSGASVYAAMQVAKRLPPTQVVVCIAPDSGERYLSTDLFVD; encoded by the coding sequence GTGCAGGTATTCCGAAATGTGACCGAATTGATCGGTAACACCCCGCTAGTGAAGCTAACGAGGCTGCGGCCTGCGGATGGTGCCGACGTATATGTCAAGTTGGAATCCTTTAATCCGGGGCGCAGTGTAAAGGATCGCGCGGCATACCACATGATTATTCGCGCAGAACGGGAAGGTTTGTTACAAAAGGGAGCGACAATTATTGAACCGACGTCGGGGAATACCGGGATCGGTTTGGCGATGGTCGCCGCGGCTCGGGGGTATCGGTCTATTTTTGTCATGCCGGATACGATGTCAGAAGAACGGATTCGCCTCCTTAAAGCATACGGCGCACGAGTCGTTTTAACACCCGGAGAGCAAAAAATGCCTGGTGCGATTGAAAAAGCACAGCGGTTATTGAAAGAAATACCGGGAAGCTTCATGCCGATGCAGTTTGAAAACAGCGCTAACCCGGATAGTCATCGGGAAACGACCGCTGTAGAAATTATCGCGGCGATGGATGAAATCGGGACAGAACTAGCTGCTTTGATCGCTACCGCTGGCACGGGGGGAACGGTCACAGGCACAGGAGAAACGTTGAAAAAACGTTACCCGCATGTAACGGTCCACGTGGTAGAACCGGCTGGTTCTCCCGTGTTATCTGGCGGTGCGCCGGGTTCGCATAAGCTCGTCGGAACGAGTCCTGGTTTTATCCCTCCCGTCCTGAACAGATCCGTTTACGACGAAATCATCCAAATCGACGACGAACAAGCATACGATACCGTCCGTCGCTTGGCAAAAGAAGAAGGCATTCTCGTCGGCCCTTCCTCCGGCGCTTCCGTATATGCGGCTATGCAAGTAGCGAAACGCCTTCCGCCTACTCAAGTCGTCGTTTGTATTGCGCCGGACTCGGGTGAAAGGTATTTGTCGACTGATTTGTTTGTGGATTGA
- a CDS encoding ABC transporter ATP-binding protein, with protein sequence MFLHLEHVSKSFGQTSSGVLDVLQDIDLEVEKGEFVSIVGPSGCGKSTLLYLISGLEQSSQGRILKNGRPVTAPGPDRVVVFQEAGLFPWLTVLDNITYGLRCIGTPKKEAREKGLEMLRTVHLSRYVHAYPHQLSGGMKQRVAIARALVMEPDVLLMDEPFAALDEQTRIVLHHELLNIWRKTQVTILFVTHNIREAVQLSERILVMGTRPGHMKAELRVPTARDGIAPDSVTLYYEQQIITLLKEEIEQVVKEEMGDDYCFEAHPLYRDVSGDLGSHT encoded by the coding sequence ATGTTTTTACATCTTGAACACGTCAGTAAGTCTTTTGGGCAGACGAGTTCCGGCGTGTTAGATGTACTGCAAGACATTGACTTGGAAGTGGAGAAAGGGGAATTTGTATCGATTGTCGGGCCTTCCGGTTGTGGAAAATCGACATTGTTGTACCTCATTTCTGGACTAGAGCAAAGCAGTCAAGGGCGTATATTGAAGAATGGGCGTCCTGTGACAGCACCCGGTCCCGATCGCGTCGTCGTCTTTCAAGAGGCGGGCCTGTTTCCTTGGCTCACCGTCCTAGACAATATCACATACGGTCTCCGCTGCATTGGCACGCCGAAGAAAGAGGCCCGGGAAAAAGGGCTTGAGATGCTACGGACCGTTCACTTGAGTCGCTATGTCCATGCGTACCCGCATCAACTGTCTGGCGGGATGAAACAACGCGTCGCCATCGCCCGCGCGCTCGTTATGGAACCGGATGTGTTGCTCATGGATGAGCCTTTTGCCGCGTTAGATGAACAAACGCGGATTGTCCTTCATCACGAGCTACTCAATATTTGGCGCAAGACGCAAGTGACGATCCTTTTTGTCACCCATAACATTCGGGAGGCAGTTCAGCTTTCTGAGCGGATTCTCGTCATGGGGACGCGTCCCGGTCATATGAAAGCTGAATTACGGGTACCTACGGCAAGGGATGGGATTGCGCCAGACAGTGTGACTCTTTATTATGAACAGCAAATTATTACGTTGCTCAAAGAAGAAATTGAGCAAGTCGTAAAGGAGGAAATGGGCGATGACTACTGCTTTGAGGCGCATCCTCTTTATCGCGATGTTAGCGGTGATTTGGGAAGTCACACCTAA
- a CDS encoding ABC transporter permease — protein sequence MTTALRRILFIAMLAVIWEVTPKMSSLPDSMYPPLTQVLHTLLSGLLTGQLWIALAKSLGRLLIGFTIALLVGLSLGYFIWRSKWVEDTLGFVITALQSIPSIVWFPLAIIWFGLNNEAILFIVALGATWTMTINAASGFKHVPLLYQRVAHTFGATPFHYLRTVLFPAAVPQLISGMRTAWAFSWRALMAGELLGAGEGLGQLLEMGRALGQMDLVIAVMIVIGIIGVVIDNVIFLRMERRVHAKWGAAKAA from the coding sequence ATGACTACTGCTTTGAGGCGCATCCTCTTTATCGCGATGTTAGCGGTGATTTGGGAAGTCACACCTAAAATGTCTAGCTTGCCCGACTCGATGTACCCCCCGCTCACGCAGGTTTTACATACGCTCCTTTCCGGCCTTCTTACTGGGCAATTGTGGATCGCGCTAGCTAAAAGCCTCGGTCGCTTGTTAATCGGATTTACCATTGCACTCCTCGTCGGGTTAAGTCTCGGTTACTTTATTTGGCGGTCGAAGTGGGTGGAGGACACACTCGGCTTTGTCATTACCGCTTTACAGTCCATTCCGAGTATCGTCTGGTTTCCGCTGGCGATCATTTGGTTTGGTCTGAACAACGAGGCTATTCTTTTTATCGTCGCCCTTGGGGCGACGTGGACGATGACGATAAACGCCGCATCGGGGTTTAAACATGTACCGTTACTTTATCAGCGGGTGGCGCACACCTTTGGAGCAACCCCTTTCCATTATTTGCGGACCGTCCTTTTTCCAGCGGCGGTTCCCCAGCTCATCTCCGGGATGCGCACCGCTTGGGCTTTTTCATGGCGGGCGCTAATGGCTGGGGAATTGCTCGGAGCCGGGGAAGGATTAGGTCAGCTGTTGGAAATGGGCCGTGCCCTCGGTCAAATGGATCTCGTCATCGCCGTCATGATCGTGATCGGTATCATCGGTGTCGTCATCGATAACGTCATTTTCCTACGCATGGAGCGGCGTGTGCATGCGAAATGGGGGGCGGCTAAGGCGGCTTGA
- a CDS encoding aliphatic sulfonate ABC transporter substrate-binding protein → MVYRKRRLSRLPFLALSVLLLIATVTGCAGTTADALKTDSGEKKEVTIGYFPNLTHIATIVALEKGYYEEAFGDQVAIQTKTVNNGGLFMEAMATKAIDIGTVGPGPVINFYVKNPDYHIISGAVNGGAVLVVRGDSGINDLSQLDGKRIAIPVIGSTQDVMLRKALQSDGLQTTSNGGTVELFAAAPSDTAPLFLQKSVDGAATQEPWGGVLEEQADGKLLLDWDAFAWGEESTNTVVVARNDILADKSLVRSYLEAHVKAVKYIQKHPAESRQLVIAHIKQLTGKELDEKQLAAAFQRMRVTSDVNESVIKEMASISKEAGYISEDAIDGLVDLSILNELK, encoded by the coding sequence ATGGTCTACAGAAAACGGAGGCTTTCGCGATTACCGTTCCTGGCGTTGTCGGTTCTCCTGCTAATCGCCACCGTAACCGGCTGTGCAGGCACGACTGCCGATGCACTTAAAACCGACAGTGGCGAAAAAAAGGAAGTGACCATTGGCTACTTTCCTAATTTAACGCACATCGCGACGATCGTGGCGTTAGAAAAAGGCTACTACGAAGAGGCGTTCGGGGATCAAGTTGCTATTCAAACGAAAACGGTCAACAACGGTGGATTGTTTATGGAAGCGATGGCGACGAAGGCGATTGACATCGGAACGGTAGGACCGGGGCCAGTCATCAACTTTTACGTGAAAAACCCGGACTATCACATTATTTCCGGGGCCGTCAACGGTGGCGCTGTTCTCGTCGTGCGCGGCGACAGCGGGATTAACGACTTGTCTCAGTTGGACGGCAAGCGGATCGCGATTCCAGTCATCGGTAGCACACAAGATGTGATGCTCCGCAAGGCTTTGCAGTCGGACGGACTTCAAACGACGTCCAACGGTGGGACAGTCGAATTGTTTGCGGCTGCACCGAGCGATACCGCCCCGCTTTTTCTACAAAAATCGGTCGATGGCGCGGCGACACAAGAACCGTGGGGCGGTGTACTAGAAGAACAGGCAGATGGAAAATTGCTTCTTGACTGGGATGCGTTCGCTTGGGGAGAAGAATCGACAAACACGGTCGTCGTCGCTCGGAATGACATATTAGCCGACAAATCGCTGGTGCGCAGCTATCTAGAGGCTCATGTAAAGGCGGTGAAGTACATTCAAAAACACCCCGCCGAAAGTCGACAGCTCGTCATCGCGCACATCAAACAACTGACGGGGAAAGAATTGGATGAGAAACAATTAGCTGCCGCGTTTCAGCGCATGCGCGTCACGTCTGACGTGAATGAATCGGTTATTAAGGAAATGGCCAGCATTAGTAAAGAGGCGGGATATATTTCTGAGGACGCGATCGATGGATTAGTTGATTTATCCATCCTTAACGAGTTAAAATGA